CTGCTTCATCCGTGGCAGTCTGTCCAGCCCCTCCTTCATGCTCTGACACTCCTGATCGTTGCGGGGCAGGTTCTGCTCCTCGCGGTCTTTAGTGTGGGTCAGCTGCAGCTCCGGGATCACGTCGCTGAAGGCGCACACCCTCCCGCTGAGGGGCTGCAGAGCGGCGGCCAGCTCCTGGCTCAGTCTGTCTGTCAGGGAAACCCACTTGCGGAGAGTGTCGTAGGGATAGGGGCCCAGATAGCCATCCAGCTCTCTGAGGTTGGCCCGTATGCGCTCGGCCTCCTCTGGGTCCTGTGTGAACTCCAGATCTTCTTCTCTCTGGTTCCAGTGGGCTACAAGCACCTCCCGGGGTTTCAGGGACAGAAACAGGCCCATTTTGGGGCCAATGTCACCACATTCTTCATTAGAGTTGGCGGAGCAGTAGTGGAGGAAGTGAAGCCCTGGAGGAATCATCTTCACCCCACGGAACCGAGGGCCCAGGGTCCAGCTTTTGTAGTCGAGTCCCAacactgatccctgaggaacacCAAGTAAAACAAGCGTGGCTCCTTCTTCAAATAAGCCCCGAGCCACCTCGGGGTCCATATCTGTGGCTGCCATATCTGTTTAAAATAGGTATCACAAACATATCACTATAGTAAATGTGACTGGAATctcattacaatgaatggaaataacaatttaagatattgtCATTTGTCTGCGTCATGTAATATCATTTTGTCAACTTTAGCAATTTGTGggtttgaaaataataaattaattaaatataacgTAAAAGACTTGCGttatattaatgaaatattaaagtaAGGCACTCAATGAGTAAGCTAGAAAATGTGTTTCGAgagaataatataaataaacaagcaGCAACAGCAAAACGGGTGTAAAAAATTAATATGTCGTTAAAAAGATgcaaaactgtaaactgataatACCTAAACAACTGCGCTCAATCACAAATCCAAATTTTTACGTAAAGGCCATGTGTGAATCAAGAAAGAAACTTCCGCTGAAGCCGAAgctaaagtcaaaataaaagccctaCTTCACGTTTCAACGCTGTTGCAGATAATAACATGTGTTCCCTACACGCGCAACGTTTGAAATCTGGATATTTGTAGATACTTTActgatgtcataatttttttaataactccGTGGAGCCCATAAtcgcgtgtttttttttttgtttgtttgtttttgccgAATTATCGTATAACAAAATCCTACAGAACAATTCATATttcctaaataaaataaaaaacgtaTTAGAATTGTATTCAGCTGCTGTTTTCTAAAGAACAATGACTTGTTTTAtcaatatcttcttttttaaGTGTTTGAAGTGATTTaaattctctctcttttttttttttttttttttggatgttgtGAACTTTGTTATTGTTAGGTAAATATATTCATACAAGCAAATGGAAAAAATGTTAGCCCtcctttaatatatttatttgtgagtttgtgaaaatgtttcagagctttaaaaaaactaaatagaaagtCTGAAAGTCTTTGCCTCTCCAtctcaaaacatgttttattgtcATGTGTTTTTGTGCCTCTATTGATTCGTGCTCCTTGTGGGGTTTTTTCTCTTTCCGCATTGTTGCTATTTTTGTTGTgagtataataattattattt
This sequence is a window from Onychostoma macrolepis isolate SWU-2019 chromosome 23, ASM1243209v1, whole genome shotgun sequence. Protein-coding genes within it:
- the aar2 gene encoding protein AAR2 homolog, coding for MAATDMDPEVARGLFEEGATLVLLGVPQGSVLGLDYKSWTLGPRFRGVKMIPPGLHFLHYCSANSNEECGDIGPKMGLFLSLKPREVLVAHWNQREEDLEFTQDPEEAERIRANLRELDGYLGPYPYDTLRKWVSLTDRLSQELAAALQPLSGRVCAFSDVIPELQLTHTKDREEQNLPRNDQECQSMKEGLDRLPRMKQREGTELRFSSIPTQAFPPGATPAQITQCNMDWSYALNSVLERHYKEQPLSVLGELQFAFVCFLMGNVYEAFEHWKRLLALLCRSEEAMKERRDLYLGLIAVLYHQLGEIPPDFFVDIVSQNNFLTTTLQDFFQFASSPGVDSTLRKRAEKFKVHLTKKFRWDFDADLDECAPVVVELPEGVALD